The Flavobacterium commune genome contains a region encoding:
- a CDS encoding glycoside hydrolase family 97 protein, which yields MKTNKFYHLLGLFLCTLATQAQFILEETVQKLKSPDGAYEFTFYQKKDNSNDKQMYYTLSYKGKSVVLESELGVLIENQTFESALAIPNDSCKVWGENLNFIDAKRNTINESWKPVYGENSTIRNNYNEMTISFRKGETVKQVSTDGYDKNKSYFMNVIVCAYNEGVAVRYHFPEPTNGLFLHIIGEQTQFTMPEGTLAYYEPWAQGPISLLPLKDWKGQSERPLTMKLTNGLTVAIAEAQMTDYARMKFSLNAVKPNTLQATLYGSVDVIPAYFTPWRVIMAADKGTDLILNKDIILNLNPENQMKDVSWIKPGKAIRVAKLTQADAKKCVDFAAERGLQYIHLDAGWYGPEMKMSSDATKVSETKDINIAELSAYAASKGIGLWVYVNQRALIQQLDSILPLYKKWEIKGIKFGFVQVGNQRWSTWLHEAVKKCAEYNLMVDIHDEYRPTGFSRTYPNLMTQEGIRGNEEMPDADHNAILPFTRFLAGAADYTIAYYNNRIQNTHAHQLALSVVYYSPIQFLYWYDQPSAYQGEPEIEFFDKVKTVWDETKVLNGEVGEYATVARRSGADWFVGAITNKQARKVSIPTAFLVKGKKYIVKSFQDNDAIQTRTKVVASEQKIKGGETLTFDLKASGGVALIISEVSKK from the coding sequence ATGAAGACAAACAAATTTTATCACTTACTGGGATTATTCCTTTGTACGTTAGCTACTCAGGCGCAATTTATTCTTGAGGAAACTGTTCAAAAATTGAAGTCTCCGGATGGGGCTTACGAGTTTACTTTTTATCAAAAAAAGGATAATTCTAATGATAAACAAATGTACTATACGCTTTCTTACAAAGGAAAATCGGTTGTATTGGAATCAGAATTGGGTGTTTTGATAGAAAATCAGACTTTCGAATCAGCTCTGGCAATCCCTAATGATAGCTGTAAGGTTTGGGGAGAGAATTTGAATTTTATCGATGCTAAACGAAATACTATTAATGAAAGCTGGAAGCCGGTTTATGGTGAAAATTCGACTATTCGAAATAATTACAATGAGATGACCATCTCGTTTCGAAAAGGAGAAACTGTAAAGCAAGTTTCAACAGATGGCTACGACAAGAATAAAAGTTATTTTATGAACGTGATTGTTTGTGCTTACAATGAAGGAGTTGCTGTTCGATACCATTTTCCGGAACCAACGAATGGTTTGTTTCTTCATATTATAGGGGAACAAACGCAGTTTACCATGCCCGAAGGGACTTTGGCTTATTATGAACCTTGGGCACAGGGACCAATTTCATTACTTCCTTTAAAAGATTGGAAAGGGCAAAGTGAGCGTCCACTAACAATGAAATTAACCAATGGTTTGACAGTAGCTATTGCTGAAGCACAAATGACCGACTATGCCCGTATGAAATTCAGTCTCAATGCTGTAAAACCCAATACACTTCAGGCAACGCTTTACGGTAGTGTAGATGTGATTCCGGCTTATTTTACGCCTTGGCGTGTGATTATGGCTGCTGATAAAGGAACTGATTTAATCCTAAATAAAGATATTATTCTGAATTTGAATCCCGAAAATCAAATGAAGGATGTTTCGTGGATTAAGCCGGGAAAAGCAATTCGGGTGGCCAAATTGACGCAGGCAGATGCCAAAAAATGTGTTGATTTTGCTGCTGAACGCGGTTTGCAATACATTCATCTTGATGCAGGCTGGTATGGACCTGAAATGAAAATGAGTTCTGATGCTACTAAGGTTTCAGAAACAAAAGATATCAATATAGCTGAACTATCGGCTTATGCGGCTTCAAAAGGCATTGGGCTTTGGGTGTATGTAAACCAACGTGCTTTGATACAACAATTGGATTCCATTTTGCCTTTGTATAAAAAATGGGAGATTAAAGGAATTAAATTTGGTTTTGTGCAGGTAGGAAATCAACGCTGGTCGACCTGGTTGCATGAGGCGGTTAAAAAATGTGCAGAATATAATTTGATGGTGGATATTCATGATGAGTATCGCCCAACTGGTTTTAGCCGTACTTATCCTAATTTGATGACGCAGGAAGGAATTCGTGGCAACGAAGAAATGCCTGATGCCGATCATAATGCTATTTTACCTTTTACGCGTTTTTTGGCCGGAGCTGCCGATTATACCATTGCTTATTATAATAATCGTATTCAAAATACGCATGCGCATCAATTGGCTTTGTCGGTGGTTTATTATAGTCCAATTCAGTTTTTGTATTGGTACGACCAACCGTCAGCTTATCAGGGAGAACCGGAAATCGAATTTTTTGATAAGGTTAAAACAGTTTGGGATGAAACAAAAGTACTTAATGGAGAAGTGGGAGAATATGCAACTGTAGCACGTAGAAGTGGTGCCGATTGGTTTGTGGGAGCGATTACCAATAAGCAAGCCCGAAAAGTAAGTATCCCAACCGCTTTTCTTGTAAAAGGGAAGAAATATATTGTGAAGTCTTTTCAAGATAATGATGCGATTCAAACCCGTACTAAGGTAGTGGCTTCAGAACAGAAAATAAAAGGAGGGGAAACATTGACTTTTGATTTAAAAGCCAGTGGTGGTGTAGCATTAATCATTTCTGAAGTCTCTAAAAAGTAG
- a CDS encoding heparinase II/III domain-containing protein, which yields MQNKILVLLFLLLSISNVKSQNLPVPQNVGTQHPRVFGKEMSLNQVKELVQKEDWAAAIITKTKNNLAPYITHYKTDKSWLVSRLQMYWKTKATQVYIKGGTYDHADGEAPVATVKYPGTRNHTTDYLTPKIEDILPYMDDPRGLYLQHRNRPAQWEWTGISKSGKIVENINRQIISIARNAAFMYWFTGEQVYGDLAYSVLDTYLEGIYYRKEPIDLSHGHHQTLVGYTSFEVIQEHILNEISQGYDFLYGYIEKQHPERLDLYAQTLQKWADLIIKNGVSFNNWNLLEAAHISHIALVLENNSAYKNAKGAQYYLDQIMNQTSTRQWSMNKLIDYGYDKKTGVWNESPGYSLNVLSDFISFAEFYDRNFDIDLLKEMPILKQAVKSSAQYLYPNKYMVSFGDGHYNKLRNEPILYIIENAQKYGKKEDEDYFTRMYKTIYTNDATESKFIGKNIQDLFAENALKFDKNSVAGKLTDYTNPLFHVPHNSWLVQRQGEGDSALMISQIGSLGNHMHSNGIAMELYGKGLPLAPEMGHGSSYFSIEYAEYYTQFPAHNTVIVNGKSKYPEMKSNHAFNLNAAYPKSGVNEGFVSGITFSDVSFLEPETNSNQRRVMGIVKNNNDEGYYIDIFRSTQSKGDNVKNEYFYHNLGQNLELTRSDATPLDLKPTTKLAFGDGDLMAYDYMWDKKSIETSQDFKGKFNLALKDKTVNMNLWMQGQADREVFSVLSPKSTALSHGLLPDEINNSPIPTLVVRQNGEAWNRPFVAIYEPALNNETNIQSVDYFGKNEFVGIHVSNKSGKEDFIFSNTNADTKLIEQQFSVTGTYAVISKKAADFTLFLGNGKNISNGNYTIALGNEIASAVLKSENGTISFSADTASVLTVLVEEKIKNATLTDDKGIIYKGNYNKKEKTLSFKLPAMSYQTIKIAVE from the coding sequence ATGCAAAATAAAATTCTGGTACTTCTTTTTCTATTGCTTTCAATAAGTAATGTGAAATCTCAAAATCTGCCTGTACCTCAAAATGTTGGGACACAACATCCGCGTGTTTTTGGGAAAGAGATGTCTTTGAACCAGGTGAAAGAATTGGTGCAAAAAGAAGATTGGGCTGCAGCTATTATCACAAAAACCAAAAATAATTTAGCTCCATATATCACTCATTACAAAACAGATAAAAGCTGGTTAGTTTCCCGACTTCAGATGTATTGGAAAACCAAAGCCACTCAGGTTTATATTAAAGGAGGAACTTATGATCATGCCGATGGAGAAGCGCCGGTAGCGACTGTAAAATATCCGGGAACCCGCAATCATACTACAGATTATTTAACGCCAAAGATTGAAGATATTTTACCGTATATGGATGATCCCCGCGGTTTGTATTTACAACATCGTAATCGTCCTGCGCAATGGGAATGGACGGGGATTTCAAAATCGGGTAAAATTGTAGAAAATATCAATCGTCAAATAATTAGTATTGCCAGAAATGCTGCATTTATGTATTGGTTTACTGGCGAACAAGTGTATGGTGATTTGGCTTATTCGGTTTTGGATACTTATTTGGAGGGGATTTATTACCGTAAAGAACCAATCGATTTGAGTCATGGTCATCATCAAACTTTAGTGGGTTACACTTCTTTTGAAGTTATTCAGGAACATATTTTGAATGAAATAAGTCAGGGGTACGATTTTCTTTATGGGTATATCGAAAAACAGCATCCTGAAAGATTGGATTTGTATGCTCAAACTTTACAAAAATGGGCCGATTTAATCATCAAGAACGGGGTGAGTTTTAATAATTGGAATTTATTGGAGGCGGCTCATATTTCCCATATAGCATTAGTTTTAGAAAATAATTCGGCTTATAAAAACGCTAAGGGAGCTCAATATTATTTAGATCAAATCATGAATCAAACTTCTACCAGACAATGGTCGATGAATAAATTAATTGATTATGGTTATGATAAAAAAACAGGAGTATGGAATGAAAGTCCGGGTTATTCTCTGAATGTTTTGAGCGATTTTATTTCATTCGCTGAGTTTTACGACCGTAATTTTGATATCGATTTGTTAAAAGAAATGCCAATATTGAAACAAGCAGTAAAGTCAAGTGCTCAATATTTGTATCCTAATAAATACATGGTTTCTTTTGGTGATGGGCATTATAATAAATTGCGCAACGAACCTATCCTTTATATAATTGAAAATGCCCAAAAATATGGAAAGAAAGAGGACGAGGATTATTTTACCAGAATGTACAAGACCATTTATACTAATGATGCAACTGAAAGTAAATTTATAGGTAAAAATATCCAGGATCTTTTTGCAGAGAATGCATTGAAATTTGATAAAAACAGTGTTGCCGGAAAATTAACAGATTATACGAATCCGTTGTTCCATGTACCTCATAACAGTTGGTTGGTACAGCGTCAGGGCGAAGGAGATTCGGCTTTAATGATTAGTCAAATAGGTTCATTAGGGAATCACATGCACTCTAACGGAATTGCAATGGAATTATATGGGAAAGGATTACCATTAGCTCCAGAAATGGGGCATGGTTCCAGTTATTTCTCGATAGAATATGCCGAATATTATACACAGTTCCCGGCTCATAACACCGTAATTGTAAACGGAAAATCCAAATATCCGGAGATGAAAAGTAACCATGCTTTTAATTTAAATGCGGCTTATCCTAAAAGTGGAGTGAATGAAGGATTTGTTTCTGGAATCACTTTTTCGGATGTTTCTTTTTTAGAACCGGAAACCAATAGTAATCAGCGTAGAGTAATGGGAATTGTGAAAAATAATAATGATGAGGGATATTATATAGACATTTTTCGTTCTACGCAAAGTAAAGGGGATAATGTAAAAAATGAATATTTCTATCATAATCTGGGGCAAAATTTAGAATTGACAAGATCAGATGCAACTCCATTAGATTTAAAACCTACTACAAAATTAGCCTTTGGTGATGGCGATTTGATGGCTTACGATTATATGTGGGATAAAAAATCGATTGAAACCAGTCAGGATTTTAAAGGGAAATTTAATCTGGCCTTAAAAGACAAAACTGTAAATATGAACCTGTGGATGCAGGGGCAGGCAGATAGAGAAGTTTTCTCGGTTCTTTCACCAAAATCAACTGCTTTAAGTCATGGTTTATTGCCGGATGAGATTAACAATAGTCCAATACCAACCTTGGTTGTAAGACAAAACGGAGAAGCCTGGAACAGACCATTTGTGGCTATTTATGAACCTGCATTGAACAATGAAACGAATATCCAATCGGTGGATTATTTCGGAAAAAATGAATTTGTAGGGATTCATGTGAGCAATAAATCGGGCAAAGAAGATTTTATTTTTTCGAATACTAATGCTGATACAAAATTAATAGAACAACAATTTTCGGTAACGGGAACTTATGCTGTCATCAGTAAAAAAGCGGCTGATTTCACACTCTTCTTAGGTAATGGAAAAAATATTTCAAATGGAAATTATACCATTGCTTTAGGAAACGAAATTGCTTCAGCAGTATTAAAAAGCGAAAATGGAACAATCTCTTTTAGTGCCGATACTGCATCGGTATTGACAGTTTTAGTTGAAGAAAAAATCAAGAACGCTACTTTAACGGATGACAAAGGAATCATCTATAAAGGAAATTACAATAAGAAAGAAAAAACGCTAAGTTTTAAATTGCCGGCAATGAGCTATCAAACGATTAAAATAGCCGTGGAATAA
- a CDS encoding alpha/beta fold hydrolase — protein sequence MGCSNLSKQTQQRKKNSGYDFSDVEHKIQTWVDSSYYSGASIIIVKNDTVVYENIFGNYNKDTQVFIASAGKWLAAATIASVVEKTSLSWDDKVKKWLPEFKDVKGEATLRQLFSHTSGFPDYQPKDSVTDNYQTLEESVKHIVNLPADAQPGTSFHYGGLAMQVAGRMAELATGKDFETIFQENIAMPLGMKNTHFVPVDNSGGHSPMLGGGAKSTLYDYAHFLEMISHDGNYKGKQILKKESVAAMQTDQVGNAKIVDPEYAKKVRAENHNGVYGLGEWREELDAIGNAVLISSPSWAGAYPWIDKTTNTYGFFLTHVNVENANKAGFSSFYNSPVLPIMVRDVYKNKALPKEVKTGFINVGGAKLYYEELGKGEPLIFIHGHSFDHSEWDPQFFEFAKKYRVIRYDCRGYGYSDKPKENLAFLHADDLLKLMNKLKIKRAHLVGLSMGGFIATDFLALHQNRLLSVTAASGDIFPVSGPSEPWTKEQLAVRRAEIEKVKQKGTMNQKWNWLNALMRNGGTNLEGIRRVVWDMIYKWDQWQPLHAEPRLVLGNDAVSILKKQKITVPVMVLTAEADKNRVNQLLACVPTAVQVLVPNAGHVSNLENPVDFNRLVIEFLKNK from the coding sequence ATGGGGTGTAGTAATTTATCCAAACAAACTCAGCAACGCAAAAAGAATAGCGGATATGATTTTTCAGATGTTGAGCATAAAATTCAAACTTGGGTGGACAGCAGTTATTACTCTGGGGCATCAATTATAATTGTGAAAAATGATACTGTCGTTTATGAAAATATTTTTGGAAATTATAATAAAGATACCCAGGTGTTTATTGCCTCAGCAGGCAAATGGTTAGCTGCTGCTACGATAGCTTCAGTTGTTGAAAAAACAAGTCTTTCTTGGGATGATAAAGTGAAAAAATGGCTACCGGAATTTAAGGATGTAAAAGGAGAAGCCACTTTAAGACAGCTTTTTTCGCATACTTCCGGTTTTCCGGATTATCAACCTAAAGATTCGGTTACAGACAATTACCAAACATTGGAAGAATCGGTAAAACACATCGTTAATTTACCGGCCGATGCACAACCAGGAACTTCTTTTCATTATGGAGGATTAGCAATGCAGGTAGCCGGAAGAATGGCTGAATTGGCAACTGGGAAAGATTTTGAAACTATTTTTCAGGAGAATATTGCTATGCCGTTGGGAATGAAAAACACCCATTTTGTGCCAGTGGATAATAGTGGCGGACATAGTCCCATGCTTGGAGGTGGTGCCAAAAGTACGCTTTATGATTATGCTCATTTTTTGGAAATGATTAGTCATGATGGGAATTATAAAGGGAAACAAATTTTAAAAAAAGAGTCAGTAGCAGCAATGCAAACAGACCAAGTGGGAAATGCCAAAATTGTTGATCCTGAATATGCAAAAAAGGTACGAGCCGAAAACCATAATGGTGTTTATGGACTCGGTGAATGGAGAGAAGAATTGGACGCAATAGGCAATGCAGTATTAATTAGTAGTCCAAGTTGGGCGGGTGCTTATCCCTGGATTGATAAAACAACCAATACCTATGGCTTTTTTTTGACTCATGTAAATGTAGAAAATGCTAATAAAGCCGGTTTTTCATCTTTCTATAACAGTCCAGTTTTGCCGATAATGGTTCGGGATGTGTATAAAAATAAGGCTTTGCCTAAGGAGGTAAAGACTGGCTTTATAAATGTTGGAGGTGCAAAATTGTATTATGAGGAATTGGGAAAAGGAGAGCCCCTAATTTTTATTCATGGTCATTCTTTCGATCATAGTGAATGGGATCCTCAGTTTTTTGAATTTGCAAAAAAGTACAGGGTTATCCGATATGACTGCAGAGGCTATGGTTATTCGGATAAACCCAAAGAAAATTTAGCTTTTTTGCATGCTGATGATCTTTTAAAGTTAATGAACAAGCTTAAAATTAAAAGAGCACATTTGGTCGGACTGTCGATGGGAGGTTTTATCGCTACAGATTTTCTGGCTTTACATCAAAACCGACTTTTATCAGTAACAGCAGCTAGTGGTGATATTTTTCCGGTTTCCGGACCATCTGAACCTTGGACAAAAGAACAATTGGCTGTTCGAAGAGCAGAAATAGAAAAAGTAAAGCAAAAAGGAACTATGAATCAAAAATGGAATTGGTTAAATGCTTTGATGCGTAACGGAGGAACTAATTTAGAAGGAATAAGAAGAGTTGTCTGGGATATGATTTATAAATGGGATCAATGGCAACCACTTCATGCAGAACCTCGTTTGGTTTTAGGGAACGATGCAGTTTCTATTTTAAAGAAACAAAAAATAACCGTTCCGGTAATGGTTCTAACAGCTGAAGCCGATAAAAATCGTGTCAATCAATTATTGGCTTGTGTCCCAACTGCTGTACAAGTTTTGGTTCCAAATGCGGGTCATGTTAGCAATCTTGAAAATCCGGTTGATTTTAATCGATTGGTTATAGAATTTTTAAAAAACAAATAA
- a CDS encoding DUF4861 family protein, whose amino-acid sequence MKKIRSKLSVILGSFFVLGYASGCSVKNKFKGINIEVKNNLDFNRKEIVGIPSGKLAGLLKNTSEKNVRIKIQGAKDYLRTQWIDYNNDGVGDELLFEVDIKANSVVNYSIVSDTAKVPESKATTYSRFVPERIDDYAWENNKVAFRAYGPTAQQLVEQHKEGGTLSSGIDLWLKKVDYSIIDSWYKKNVESSGYYHIEHGEGYDPYHVGASRGTGGAGIWENDSLQVAKNYISYKTIATGPLRTVFELTYAPWSSYGVQETKRISLDLDSNFSKFEISLRSDKKIPNYTLGITLHEKKGEVNINKINGWFRHWEPIDSSFVGEGIVVNPEVVNKAFANDSKTPDQSNLLIVTNPAAKLTYYAGFAWTGSGQLSDVTQWDEILAKQAKIIANPLEVIVK is encoded by the coding sequence ATGAAAAAAATACGTTCCAAATTAAGTGTTATTCTAGGCAGTTTTTTTGTTCTGGGATATGCGTCAGGTTGTTCTGTAAAAAACAAATTTAAGGGAATTAATATTGAGGTGAAAAATAATCTGGATTTCAACCGTAAGGAAATTGTGGGTATTCCAAGCGGTAAATTAGCGGGTTTATTAAAAAATACTTCAGAGAAAAATGTTCGTATTAAAATTCAGGGAGCTAAAGACTATTTAAGAACCCAATGGATTGATTATAATAACGATGGAGTAGGAGATGAATTGCTTTTTGAAGTAGACATTAAAGCCAATAGTGTAGTAAATTATTCGATAGTTTCTGATACCGCGAAAGTTCCTGAAAGTAAGGCAACAACTTATTCCCGTTTTGTTCCGGAGCGTATTGATGATTATGCCTGGGAGAACAACAAAGTAGCTTTTAGGGCTTATGGTCCTACAGCGCAGCAATTGGTAGAGCAACACAAAGAAGGTGGTACACTTTCCAGTGGTATTGATCTTTGGCTTAAAAAAGTAGACTATTCTATTATTGATAGTTGGTATAAAAAAAATGTAGAAAGTTCGGGATACTACCACATCGAACACGGTGAGGGCTATGATCCCTATCATGTAGGAGCCAGCCGGGGTACCGGTGGAGCAGGAATTTGGGAAAATGACAGTTTACAGGTAGCTAAAAATTATATCAGTTATAAAACAATTGCAACAGGACCACTACGTACGGTTTTTGAATTGACTTATGCACCCTGGAGTAGTTATGGAGTTCAGGAAACCAAAAGGATTTCATTGGATTTGGATTCCAATTTTTCAAAATTTGAAATTAGCCTTCGTTCAGATAAAAAGATACCAAATTATACGCTGGGGATTACGCTGCATGAAAAGAAAGGCGAAGTCAATATCAACAAAATTAACGGATGGTTTCGTCATTGGGAACCCATAGATAGTTCTTTTGTAGGCGAAGGTATCGTTGTTAATCCTGAAGTGGTAAACAAAGCTTTTGCTAATGATTCTAAAACGCCAGACCAAAGTAATTTGTTGATAGTCACTAATCCTGCAGCTAAACTGACTTATTATGCCGGTTTTGCATGGACAGGAAGCGGACAGCTTTCAGATGTTACCCAATGGGATGAAATCCTTGCCAAGCAGGCAAAAATTATTGCGAATCCTTTAGAAGTGATTGTTAAATAA
- a CDS encoding glycoside hydrolase family 43 protein encodes MISRIQNVIYIVMAFFALYSCKSGSEKQSGNQYNSQNYISKVWQSDRGDGTYTNPILYADYSDPDVIHVGNDYYMTASSFNCTPGLPILHSKDLVNWQIINYALDKQIPEAVFDIPQHSKGVWAPAIRFHKGEFYIYWGDPDFGVYMIKTKAIYGKWSKPVLVMAGKGIIDPCPFWEGENAYLVHAWAGSRAGINSVLTINKMNPEGTAVLDEGQNVFDAHDKHHTMEGPKLYKKDGYYYIFAPAGGVETGWQVVMRSKNIYGPYEDKVVLEQGSTVINGPHQGAWIETSDNNSWFIHFQDQGVYGRVLLLQPVQWKDNWPLIGKDLDGNGVGEPILSGAKPVIGKNLPIMHPVESDEFTNGKPGLQWQWYANSSVKWSAQIPGTDYLRLFAISQKEEPNLWNVPNLLLQKLPAPNFTATTKVKLTTEWQTSDKKAGLLLMGKTYTYLAIAFHDSQYWVQQISCANANEGTAEKIIAEKALVSNEVQLSMKIMAPNASCRFSYSENGTDFFEIGEEAKAEKDLWISAKIGIFAISEPNVRMGGYADFDWFRITK; translated from the coding sequence ATGATCTCTAGAATTCAAAATGTAATTTATATTGTAATGGCTTTTTTTGCTTTATATTCTTGTAAGTCAGGAAGTGAAAAACAGTCTGGGAATCAATATAATTCTCAAAACTATATTTCCAAAGTTTGGCAGTCAGACCGTGGTGATGGGACTTATACAAATCCTATTTTGTATGCCGATTATTCCGATCCCGATGTGATTCACGTAGGGAATGACTATTATATGACCGCCAGTAGTTTCAATTGTACTCCGGGGTTACCCATTTTGCATTCTAAAGATTTGGTGAATTGGCAGATTATCAATTATGCTTTGGACAAACAAATTCCTGAAGCAGTGTTTGATATTCCGCAACACAGTAAAGGAGTTTGGGCGCCGGCTATACGTTTTCATAAAGGTGAATTTTATATTTATTGGGGCGATCCTGATTTTGGGGTTTACATGATTAAAACCAAAGCTATTTATGGTAAATGGTCAAAACCAGTATTGGTAATGGCTGGAAAGGGAATCATTGATCCCTGCCCGTTTTGGGAGGGAGAAAATGCCTATTTGGTTCATGCCTGGGCTGGAAGCCGGGCAGGGATTAACAGCGTGCTTACCATCAATAAAATGAATCCTGAAGGGACAGCAGTGCTGGATGAAGGGCAAAATGTTTTTGATGCACACGATAAGCATCATACCATGGAAGGACCTAAATTGTATAAAAAAGATGGCTATTATTACATTTTTGCTCCTGCTGGCGGAGTGGAAACAGGATGGCAGGTAGTTATGCGTTCCAAAAATATATACGGCCCGTATGAAGATAAAGTTGTTTTGGAACAAGGCAGTACTGTTATCAATGGTCCACATCAGGGAGCCTGGATCGAGACTTCGGATAATAATTCATGGTTTATTCATTTTCAGGATCAAGGAGTTTACGGTCGGGTATTGCTTTTGCAGCCTGTGCAGTGGAAAGATAATTGGCCTCTAATAGGGAAAGATTTAGACGGTAATGGAGTAGGTGAGCCAATACTTTCTGGTGCAAAACCCGTAATAGGGAAAAATTTACCGATAATGCATCCGGTGGAAAGTGACGAATTTACAAACGGAAAACCGGGTTTACAATGGCAATGGTATGCTAATTCTTCTGTAAAATGGAGTGCCCAAATCCCGGGAACAGATTATTTGAGACTTTTTGCCATCAGTCAGAAAGAAGAACCTAATCTTTGGAATGTTCCCAATTTATTATTGCAAAAATTACCGGCACCAAATTTTACCGCTACAACTAAAGTAAAATTGACAACCGAATGGCAAACTTCAGACAAGAAAGCAGGCTTGTTGTTAATGGGAAAAACCTATACTTATTTGGCAATTGCTTTTCATGACAGCCAATATTGGGTACAACAAATAAGTTGTGCCAATGCTAATGAAGGAACAGCGGAAAAAATAATAGCTGAAAAAGCTTTGGTTTCAAACGAAGTGCAGCTGAGTATGAAAATTATGGCTCCTAATGCCAGTTGCCGATTCAGTTACAGTGAAAACGGAACTGATTTTTTCGAAATAGGAGAAGAAGCTAAAGCCGAAAAAGATTTATGGATTTCGGCCAAAATAGGAATTTTTGCCATCAGTGAGCCCAATGTTAGAATGGGAGGTTATGCTGATTTTGACTGGTTTAGAATAACGAAATAA
- a CDS encoding glycosyl hydrolase family 28 protein: MLLFVFCGTFKMSAQELVVYKTTEDILKSMHNDDFSVKVRKPGGEWKDLFEYGVKVDQVLGTGHSVQKASMASFDFSGTVEVSVTSNKGAINKARIRPLSYGIEPKINGNTLSFSLSNPANLSVEINDDIFHNLHLFANPIEKNTPKPKDRNVIYFGPGIHEIPNQKLKVASNKTIYLAGGAVLKGQIALDSVSNVNILGRGMVDQEIRLGIHIANSKNVNVEGVFASQCLAGGSDGVKINNVKTISFFGWGDGMNVMASNNVFYDSVFIRSSDDCTTVYGTRKGFLGGCRNIAMQNSTLWADVGHPILIGTHGNSEKPDVLENLKYTNIDILDQKEMQVDYQGCLGINVGDNNLAKNVLFENIRVEDFREGQLLNLRVYYNTKYCTAPGLGIEDVVFRNVKYNGKNANLSIIAGYNEQRKIKNVSFENLMINGVLIHDEMNGKPKWYKTADMARFFVGEHVEGVSFKIK, from the coding sequence ATGCTACTATTTGTATTTTGTGGAACATTTAAAATGTCAGCTCAGGAATTAGTGGTTTATAAAACAACTGAGGATATTTTAAAAAGCATGCACAATGATGATTTTTCAGTAAAAGTAAGAAAGCCGGGTGGAGAATGGAAAGACTTATTTGAGTATGGTGTAAAAGTGGATCAGGTATTAGGAACTGGACATTCGGTACAAAAAGCTTCGATGGCTTCTTTTGATTTTTCAGGAACTGTGGAAGTTTCGGTGACTTCGAATAAAGGGGCAATAAACAAAGCCAGAATAAGACCCTTGTCTTATGGGATAGAACCAAAAATAAATGGGAACACCTTGAGTTTTTCGTTATCCAATCCTGCAAATTTATCAGTAGAAATCAACGATGATATTTTTCATAACCTTCATTTATTTGCGAACCCAATTGAAAAAAATACTCCTAAGCCAAAAGATCGCAATGTGATTTATTTTGGCCCCGGAATTCATGAAATACCCAATCAAAAATTAAAAGTAGCTTCTAATAAAACCATCTATTTGGCTGGTGGAGCTGTTTTGAAAGGACAAATTGCATTAGATAGTGTTTCCAATGTAAATATATTAGGCAGAGGAATGGTGGATCAGGAAATCAGACTTGGAATACATATAGCCAATTCTAAAAATGTGAATGTTGAAGGCGTTTTTGCTTCACAGTGTTTAGCCGGCGGATCTGACGGCGTAAAAATCAACAATGTTAAAACCATTAGTTTTTTTGGCTGGGGTGACGGCATGAATGTAATGGCAAGTAACAATGTTTTTTATGATAGTGTTTTTATCCGCTCTTCTGATGACTGTACCACGGTGTATGGGACTCGAAAAGGATTTTTAGGTGGGTGTAGGAATATTGCAATGCAAAATTCAACACTTTGGGCAGATGTTGGGCATCCTATTTTGATAGGTACACATGGAAATAGTGAAAAACCGGATGTTCTTGAAAATTTGAAATATACTAACATTGATATTTTAGATCAAAAAGAGATGCAGGTGGATTATCAGGGCTGTCTGGGCATTAATGTGGGAGATAATAATCTGGCTAAAAATGTACTCTTTGAAAATATAAGGGTAGAAGATTTCAGGGAAGGGCAATTGCTTAACTTGAGAGTATATTATAATACTAAATATTGTACTGCACCGGGTTTAGGTATCGAAGACGTGGTTTTTCGTAATGTAAAGTACAATGGTAAAAATGCCAACTTATCTATAATAGCAGGCTATAATGAACAAAGGAAAATTAAGAATGTAAGCTTTGAAAACCTGATGATAAATGGCGTTTTGATACATGATGAAATGAATGGAAAACCCAAATGGTATAAAACGGCAGACATGGCTCGATTCTTTGTCGGAGAACATGTAGAGGGCGTTTCTTTTAAAATTAAATAA